In Puntigrus tetrazona isolate hp1 chromosome 7, ASM1883169v1, whole genome shotgun sequence, the following are encoded in one genomic region:
- the polr2l gene encoding DNA-directed RNA polymerases I, II, and III subunit RPABC5: MIIPIRCFTCGKIVGNKWEAYLGLLQAEYTEGDALDALGLKRYCCRRMLLAHVDLIEKLLNYAPLEK; encoded by the exons ATGATCATCCCCATCCGCTGCTTCACTTGTGGGAAGATTGTTGGGAACAAATGGGAGGCGTATTTAGGTCTTCTTCAAGCAGAGTATACAGAAGG GGATGCTCTCGACGCTCTGGGTCTGAAGAGGTACTGCTGTCGCCGGATGCTTCTGGCTCACGTGGATCTCATTGAGAAGCTGTTGAATTATGCACCGCTGGAGAAGTGA
- the sdhaf2 gene encoding succinate dehydrogenase assembly factor 2, mitochondrial isoform X2 — MFSATIARKVVHCVCRTSSLRPAVSTVISRGYRGDAPDPTIIEIPLPPWQERPGEPLEIKRKRLLYESRKRGMLENCILLSLFAKQYLNTMSESQLKQYDRLINEPSNDWDIYYWATEAQPTPDVYRGEVMDMLKEFTKNKDMEQRLDAPDLEYLDKSS, encoded by the exons ATGTTTTCAGCAACGATCGCGCGAAAG GTCGTTCATTGTGTTTGCCGGACATCTTCACTGCGCCCAGCTGTCAGTACAGTGATTTCTCGGGGATACCGTGGTGATGCCCCAGACCCGACCATCATCGAGATCCCTCTGCCTCCGTGGCAGGAGAGACCCGGAGAACCCCTGGAGATCAAGAGGAAGAGACTCCTATACGAGAGCCGCAAGAGAGGCATGCTGGAGAACTGCATCCTCCTGAG tCTTTTTGCCAAGCAGTACCTGAACACAATGAGTGAATCTCAGTTAAAGCAGTATGACCGACTCATCAATGAACCCAGCAACGACTGGGACATCTATTACTGGGCAACAG AGGCTCAGCCCACGCCTGATGTGTACCGGGGAGAGGTGATGGACATGCTCAAAGAGTTCACCAAGAACAAGGACATGGAGCAGCGGCTGGACGCCCCTGATCTGGAGTACCTGGACAAGAGCAGTTAA
- the sdhaf2 gene encoding succinate dehydrogenase assembly factor 2, mitochondrial isoform X1 — MFSATIARKVVHCVCRTSSLRPAVSTVISRGYRGDAPDPTIIEIPLPPWQERPGEPLEIKRKRLLYESRKRGMLENCILLSLFAKQYLNTMSESQLKQYDRLINEPSNDWDIYYWATAEAQPTPDVYRGEVMDMLKEFTKNKDMEQRLDAPDLEYLDKSS; from the exons ATGTTTTCAGCAACGATCGCGCGAAAG GTCGTTCATTGTGTTTGCCGGACATCTTCACTGCGCCCAGCTGTCAGTACAGTGATTTCTCGGGGATACCGTGGTGATGCCCCAGACCCGACCATCATCGAGATCCCTCTGCCTCCGTGGCAGGAGAGACCCGGAGAACCCCTGGAGATCAAGAGGAAGAGACTCCTATACGAGAGCCGCAAGAGAGGCATGCTGGAGAACTGCATCCTCCTGAG tCTTTTTGCCAAGCAGTACCTGAACACAATGAGTGAATCTCAGTTAAAGCAGTATGACCGACTCATCAATGAACCCAGCAACGACTGGGACATCTATTACTGGGCAACAG CAGAGGCTCAGCCCACGCCTGATGTGTACCGGGGAGAGGTGATGGACATGCTCAAAGAGTTCACCAAGAACAAGGACATGGAGCAGCGGCTGGACGCCCCTGATCTGGAGTACCTGGACAAGAGCAGTTAA